The following are encoded together in the Enterobacteriaceae endosymbiont of Plateumaris braccata genome:
- the lysS gene encoding lysine--tRNA ligase, with the protein MSEKKNIYIKIINNEREARIKKLIKLRKNNNAFPNNFKINVTSDILYKKYNNINSILDKKLVFYIAGRIINFRIMGKASFIKIKDETGYIQIYLSTDSLSIKKYQNIIKQLDLGDIIGIIGNIFKTKTGVLSIYSNKCYLLTKSIRPLPNKFHGLNNQEIKYRKRYLDLIVNDKSKKIFEIRSKIIFIIRNFMNKKNFIEVETPIMQIIPGGATAKPFITHHNTLNCDMYLRIAPELYLKRLIIGGFNKIFEINRNFRNEGISTQHNPEFTMMELYIAYANYTDLMIFFEKMLFYIGKKILNSNKLLFNNNEFDLSKPFNKLTMKESIVYHYPNIDYNHLNNFNKLIEISNMLKVKINYNWSIGKIISSIFEEKIINKLISPTFITEYPTEISPLARRNELDESITDRFEFFICGMEIANGFSELNDPEDQKIRFEQQMIRKNEEDNIQDQFYDKDYIEALEYGLPPTAGLGIGIDRLVMLFTNSTSIKDVILFPTLRPIK; encoded by the coding sequence ATGTCTGAAAAAAAAAATATATATATTAAAATAATTAATAATGAAAGAGAAGCACGTATAAAAAAATTAATTAAATTACGAAAAAATAATAATGCATTTCCTAACAATTTTAAAATTAATGTTACATCTGATATTTTATATAAAAAATATAATAATATTAATTCTATTTTAGATAAAAAATTAGTATTTTATATTGCTGGACGTATTATTAATTTTCGCATTATGGGTAAAGCATCTTTTATTAAAATTAAAGATGAAACAGGATATATTCAAATATATTTATCTACTGATAGTTTATCTATAAAAAAATACCAAAATATTATAAAACAATTAGATCTTGGAGATATAATAGGTATTATTGGTAATATTTTTAAAACTAAAACTGGAGTTTTATCAATATATTCTAATAAATGTTATTTATTAACAAAATCTATAAGACCATTACCTAATAAATTTCATGGATTGAATAATCAAGAAATAAAATATAGAAAAAGATATTTAGATCTAATTGTAAATGATAAATCAAAAAAAATTTTTGAAATAAGATCAAAAATAATATTTATTATACGTAATTTTATGAATAAAAAAAATTTTATTGAAGTAGAAACACCAATAATGCAGATTATTCCTGGTGGAGCTACAGCTAAACCATTTATAACACATCATAATACTTTAAATTGTGATATGTATTTACGTATAGCTCCAGAACTATATTTAAAAAGATTAATTATAGGTGGATTTAATAAAATATTTGAAATTAATAGAAATTTTCGTAATGAAGGTATTTCTACACAACATAATCCTGAATTTACTATGATGGAGTTATATATAGCATATGCTAATTATACTGATTTGATGATTTTTTTTGAAAAAATGTTATTTTATATAGGTAAAAAAATATTAAATTCTAATAAGTTATTATTTAATAATAATGAATTTGATCTGAGTAAACCATTTAATAAATTAACTATGAAAGAATCTATAGTTTATCACTATCCTAATATTGATTATAATCATTTAAATAATTTTAATAAATTAATAGAGATTAGTAATATGTTAAAAGTTAAAATTAATTATAATTGGAGTATAGGAAAAATAATTTCTTCTATTTTTGAAGAAAAAATAATAAATAAATTAATTTCACCTACTTTTATTACAGAATATCCTACAGAAATATCACCATTAGCACGTAGAAATGAGTTAGATGAATCTATAACTGACAGATTTGAATTTTTTATTTGCGGAATGGAAATAGCTAATGGTTTTTCTGAATTAAATGATCCTGAAGATCAAAAAATAAGATTTGAACAACAAATGATTCGTAAAAATGAAGAGGATAATATTCAAGATCAATTTTATGATAAAGATTATATAGAAGCGTTAGAGTATGGATTACCGCCTACAGCAGGATTAGGTATTGGAATAGATAGATTAGTAATGTTATTTACAAATTCTACTTCTATTAAAGATGTAATTTTATTTCCTACTTTAAGACCTATTAAATAG
- the dapF gene encoding diaminopimelate epimerase — MKFTKMHALSNDFIIINNIKQHYYLKKDIIKKLSNRYTGIGFDQLLMVELSKNKNIDFHYRIFNADGNEVNQCGNGARCFAKYIKYKKLTFKENICVSTNNSIIYLKFLKNNKICVNMGTPLFDPESIPFLGKLSNNGYSLFYNNERIIFHIVSLGNPHCIIQVSNLSNISINLIGSFIQNHKLFPNKVNVGFMELINPNNIKLRVFERGVGETNACGTGACAAVAVGTKKKFLSNKVKVNLIGGSLNIVCKDNHIFMIGDAHYIYDGIIKL, encoded by the coding sequence ATAAAATTTACTAAAATGCATGCCTTAAGTAATGATTTTATTATTATAAATAATATAAAACAACATTATTATTTAAAAAAAGATATTATTAAAAAATTATCAAATAGATATACAGGTATAGGATTTGATCAATTATTAATGGTAGAACTATCTAAAAATAAAAATATTGATTTTCATTATCGTATATTCAATGCAGATGGTAATGAAGTAAATCAATGTGGTAATGGAGCAAGATGTTTTGCAAAATATATAAAGTATAAAAAATTAACTTTTAAAGAAAATATATGTGTTAGTACAAATAATAGTATTATATATTTAAAATTTTTAAAAAATAATAAAATATGTGTTAATATGGGTACTCCTTTGTTTGATCCAGAATCAATACCTTTTTTAGGTAAATTATCAAATAATGGTTATTCATTATTTTATAATAATGAACGTATTATTTTTCATATCGTTTCTTTAGGTAATCCTCATTGTATTATTCAAGTAAGTAATTTATCTAATATTTCTATTAATTTAATAGGATCTTTTATACAAAATCATAAATTATTTCCAAATAAAGTTAATGTGGGTTTTATGGAATTAATTAATCCTAATAATATTAAGTTGCGTGTTTTTGAACGTGGTGTAGGAGAAACTAATGCCTGTGGTACAGGAGCTTGTGCAGCTGTAGCTGTAGGTACTAAAAAAAAATTTTTATCCAATAAAGTTAAAGTTAATTTGATAGGTGGATCTTTGAACATAGTTTGTAAAGATAATCATATATTTATGATAGGTGATGCCCACTATATTTATGATGGTATAATAAAACTATAA
- the rpiA gene encoding ribose-5-phosphate isomerase RpiA has product MSNKFKKIASQAALKYINNNSIIGIGSGTTIKYFINMLFKIKNRINGFVSTSITSTNELKKYNFPIYDSSEIDFIDVYFDSADEINNNMEMIKGGGAALTNEKIISSIANIFICIVDQSKHVNILGKIHPLPIEIIPTAKSYVFKELFKLGGLPKLREGIITEHGNIILDIYHLDIIEPIKLEKYINSIAGVVTVGLFANRCADIVITGNYDYTISVKKNIKLLSSN; this is encoded by the coding sequence ATGTCAAATAAATTTAAAAAAATTGCTTCTCAAGCTGCTTTAAAATATATAAATAATAATAGTATTATTGGTATTGGTTCTGGAACAACAATAAAATATTTTATAAATATGTTATTTAAAATTAAAAATAGAATTAATGGATTTGTTTCTACTTCTATAACATCTACAAATGAATTAAAAAAATATAATTTTCCTATATATGATAGTAGTGAAATAGATTTTATTGATGTATATTTTGATAGTGCTGATGAAATAAATAATAATATGGAAATGATAAAAGGAGGAGGAGCAGCATTAACAAATGAAAAAATTATTTCTAGTATTGCTAATATATTTATATGTATTGTAGATCAATCTAAACACGTAAATATTTTAGGGAAAATACATCCTTTACCTATTGAAATTATACCTACAGCTAAATCATATGTTTTTAAAGAATTATTTAAATTAGGAGGTTTACCAAAACTTAGAGAAGGAATTATTACAGAACATGGAAATATAATTTTAGATATATATCATTTAGATATTATTGAGCCAATAAAATTAGAAAAATATATTAATTCTATTGCTGGAGTAGTAACAGTAGGTTTATTTGCTAATAGATGTGCAGATATTGTTATAACAGGCAATTATGATTATACTATATCTGTTAAAAAAAACATAAAATTATTATCAAGTAATTAA
- the prfB gene encoding peptide chain release factor 2 (programmed frameshift) has translation MFETNLIKNNLQKIKKRNNFIRNFLDYLKLKKKLFIINNQFKNSNIWKNINFGKNLSKEKFYIENIISTLDIINQEIADIDELITLAIDTNDNTILHESIQILYNIKNKLDKLEFQKFFIKKNDNKNCFIDIKAGSGGIESQDWAQMIMRMYLKWAEKKNFKTCIIKQSSGEKIGIKSATIKIMGNYAFGWLRTENGIHRLVRKSPFNTYGRRHTSFSSTFIYPETNKHSNIIIKPDDLRIDVYRSSGAGGQHVNRTESAVRITHIPTGIVTQCQNNRSQHKNKYQAIKQIKKKLYELDFKNKTIAKQKIENSKLNISWSYQIRSYILDDARIKDVRTGVETNNIQSVLNGNIDIFIKASLKIGL, from the exons ATGTTTGAAACTAATTTAATAAAAAATAATCTACAAAAAATAAAAAAAAGAAATAATTTTATTAGGAATTTTCTT GATTATTTAAAATTAAAAAAAAAATTATTTATTATAAATAATCAATTTAAAAATTCAAATATTTGGAAAAATATTAATTTTGGAAAAAATTTAAGTAAAGAAAAATTTTATATAGAAAATATTATATCTACTTTAGATATAATTAATCAAGAAATAGCAGATATTGATGAATTAATTACATTAGCTATTGATACTAATGATAATACTATATTACATGAATCTATTCAAATATTATATAATATAAAAAATAAATTGGATAAATTAGAATTTCAAAAATTTTTTATAAAAAAAAATGATAATAAAAATTGTTTTATTGACATAAAAGCAGGATCAGGAGGAATAGAATCACAAGATTGGGCACAAATGATTATGAGAATGTATTTAAAATGGGCAGAAAAAAAAAATTTTAAAACATGTATAATTAAACAATCTTCTGGAGAAAAAATAGGAATAAAATCAGCAACCATAAAAATAATGGGTAATTATGCTTTTGGTTGGTTACGAACAGAAAATGGTATTCATCGTTTAGTTAGAAAAAGTCCTTTTAATACATATGGCAGGCGTCATACTTCATTTAGTTCGACATTTATATATCCTGAAACTAATAAACATTCAAATATAATAATAAAACCAGATGATTTACGAATTGATGTATATAGATCTTCTGGAGCTGGTGGTCAACATGTTAATCGTACAGAATCAGCTGTAAGAATTACTCATATCCCTACGGGAATAGTGACTCAATGTCAAAATAATAGATCACAACATAAAAATAAATATCAAGCTATCAAACAAATAAAAAAAAAATTATATGAATTAGATTTTAAAAATAAAACAATAGCAAAACAAAAAATAGAAAATAGTAAGTTAAACATTAGTTGGAGTTATCAGATAAGATCTTATATATTAGATGATGCAAGAATTAAAGATGTACGTACAGGAGTAGAAACTAATAATATTCAATCTGTTTTAAATGGTAATATAGACATATTTATTAAAGCTAGTTTAAAAATAGGTTTATAA
- a CDS encoding Do family serine endopeptidase — MKKLKLIVYLLFCIFISTPTLVKINATPIPPQLSNKKLPSLSKMLDKVMPAVVRITVDSTIILHNINLPPNLQQYMGEHPQYCQEGSILKGTLLCKGNDDSIMESNYSSLASGVIIDAKNGYIITNNHVVENAKKIEVELSDGRSYEATIIGTDELLDIALIKIKNAKNLVGFKIADSDKLKVGDYTIAIGNPFGLGNTATTGIISALGRNGINSTKHFENFIQTDAAMNSGNSGGALINLNGELIGINTAIVSPDGGNVGVGFAIPSNSIISLSRQLIKYGRIKHVSFGIVGISVNKELARIMNAPIKCIDGGTFVGSVIKNSTAYNGGVKAGDIITALNGKKLNGFYSLRSLMSILPVGSKVDLTVIRDSKIRHLTLILQEDKESKLHYSMMSSVIEGGIFKNIIITKGKKKFRYVKVTNVSDGSFADDIGFEPEDIIVDINKIRIHTIKDIKRIISSKKKSSILVIHVLRDNSNMYLLTIVPRYVD; from the coding sequence ATGAAAAAATTAAAATTAATTGTATATTTATTATTTTGTATTTTTATATCAACACCAACATTAGTTAAAATTAATGCAACACCAATACCCCCTCAACTATCTAATAAAAAATTACCTAGTCTATCTAAAATGTTAGATAAAGTAATGCCGGCTGTTGTAAGAATAACAGTAGATAGTACTATTATACTTCATAATATTAATTTACCCCCAAATTTACAACAATATATGGGAGAACATCCACAATATTGTCAAGAAGGATCTATATTAAAGGGGACTTTATTATGTAAAGGAAATGATGATTCCATAATGGAATCAAATTATAGTTCATTAGCATCTGGTGTTATAATAGATGCTAAAAATGGATATATTATTACTAATAATCATGTTGTAGAAAATGCTAAAAAAATTGAAGTTGAATTATCAGATGGTCGTTCTTATGAAGCTACTATAATAGGTACAGATGAACTATTAGATATAGCATTAATTAAAATAAAAAATGCTAAAAATCTTGTAGGTTTTAAAATAGCTGACTCTGATAAGTTAAAAGTTGGAGATTATACTATTGCTATAGGTAATCCTTTTGGATTAGGCAATACTGCAACTACTGGTATTATATCTGCTTTAGGACGCAATGGAATTAATTCAACAAAACATTTTGAAAATTTTATTCAAACAGATGCTGCTATGAATAGTGGTAATTCTGGTGGTGCACTAATAAATTTAAATGGTGAATTAATTGGTATTAATACTGCTATAGTATCTCCAGATGGAGGAAATGTAGGAGTTGGGTTTGCTATACCTAGTAATTCGATTATAAGTTTAAGTCGCCAATTAATTAAATATGGTAGAATTAAACATGTTTCATTTGGTATTGTAGGAATAAGTGTTAATAAAGAATTAGCTCGTATTATGAATGCTCCTATTAAATGTATTGATGGAGGTACATTCGTTGGTAGTGTTATAAAAAATAGTACTGCATATAATGGTGGAGTTAAAGCTGGTGATATAATTACTGCATTAAATGGTAAAAAACTTAATGGTTTTTATTCATTAAGATCACTAATGAGTATATTGCCTGTTGGTTCTAAAGTAGATCTTACTGTTATACGTGATAGTAAAATTAGACATTTAACTCTTATATTACAAGAAGATAAAGAAAGTAAACTACACTATTCTATGATGTCTTCTGTAATAGAAGGTGGTATATTTAAAAATATAATAATTACTAAAGGCAAGAAGAAGTTTAGATATGTTAAAGTTACAAATGTATCTGACGGATCTTTTGCAGATGATATCGGTTTTGAACCAGAAGATATTATCGTAGATATTAATAAAATTAGAATTCATACTATAAAAGATATAAAAAGAATTATTTCATCTAAAAAGAAATCATCAATTCTTGTTATACATGTGTTAAGAGATAATTCTAATATGTATTTATTAACAATAGTACCTAGATATGTAGATTAA